One Heptranchias perlo isolate sHepPer1 unplaced genomic scaffold, sHepPer1.hap1 HAP1_SCAFFOLD_43, whole genome shotgun sequence genomic window carries:
- the LOC137312385 gene encoding histone H2B 1/2-like — protein sequence MPEDKKAAPKKGAKKTLSKAPAKGGKKRRKSRKESYSIYVYKVMKQVHPDTGISSKAMSIMNSFVNDIFERIAGEASRLAHYNKRATISSREIQTAVRLLLPGELAKHAVSEGTKAVTKYTSSK from the coding sequence atgcctgaggacaagaaagcagctcccaagaagggcgccaagaaaaccttgagcaaagcaccagccaagggcggcaagaagcggagaaagtcgaggaaggagagttactccatctacgtctacaaagtgatgaagcaggttcaccccgacaccggcatctcctccaaggccatgagcatcatgaactcctttgtgaacgatattttcgagcgcatcgcgggtgaggcttcccgcctggcccattacaacaagcgggcgaccatcagctcccgggagatccaaaCCGcggtgcgcctgctgctgcccggggaactggccaagcacgctgtgtcggaagggacaaaggcggtgaccaagtacaccagctccaagtaa